A genomic window from Sphingomonas oryzagri includes:
- a CDS encoding peroxiredoxin, with the protein MIRAIAAAVGTLALSACSPGKAALPVGGTAPDFTTQASLAGKPFPFHLADALKKGPVVLYFYPAAFTSGCTVEAHDFAEASDQFHALGATVIGVSGDDIDKLNRFSVSECRNKFAVASADGKLISEYKVKLPVVARSNRTSYVIAPDGKVIFAYSALDPAGHVEKTMAAVKAWQAAHPAG; encoded by the coding sequence ATGATCAGGGCTATCGCGGCGGCCGTCGGAACCCTCGCATTATCGGCCTGCTCGCCGGGCAAAGCCGCTCTTCCGGTCGGGGGCACCGCACCGGACTTCACCACACAGGCGAGCCTCGCCGGCAAGCCCTTCCCCTTCCATCTTGCCGATGCGCTGAAGAAGGGGCCGGTCGTCCTCTATTTCTACCCGGCAGCCTTCACCAGCGGCTGCACCGTCGAAGCGCATGACTTCGCCGAGGCAAGCGACCAGTTCCATGCGCTGGGTGCCACCGTGATCGGCGTGTCGGGTGACGACATCGACAAGCTCAATCGCTTCTCGGTCAGCGAATGCCGCAACAAGTTCGCCGTCGCCTCGGCGGACGGGAAGCTGATCTCGGAATACAAGGTCAAGCTGCCAGTGGTCGCCCGCTCCAATCGCACCAGCTACGTGATCGCGCCCGACGGCAAGGTGATCTTCGCCTATAGCGCGCTTGATCCGGCCGGGCATGTCGAGAAGACGATGGCGGCGGTCAAGGCGTGGCAGGCGGCACACCCTGCTGGGTGA
- a CDS encoding anti-sigma factor, with the protein MSAELPDDDELLAAELAFGLLDPAERQVAEVRLTSDEGFASAHARWQGYAAAMIDHPGEAPSASVWTAIEARLPANDSSQAASASLRWWKAGTLVASAAAVVLAVVALQKPQTIVERVPVAQQAAAPMVAVLTGKTGFVTVSFDPASGRMTSAVTGLDIGAHSPELWVIPADGKPRSMGVMNAAAPSWAKVPTTAASVMAAGVTIAVSVEPVGGSPTGQPTGPVILTGKLTTT; encoded by the coding sequence GTGAGCGCAGAGTTGCCCGATGACGACGAACTGCTCGCCGCCGAGCTGGCGTTTGGGTTGCTCGATCCTGCGGAGCGGCAGGTGGCGGAAGTGCGATTGACCTCCGACGAAGGGTTCGCCAGCGCCCACGCCCGCTGGCAAGGCTATGCGGCGGCGATGATCGACCATCCCGGCGAAGCACCCAGCGCTTCGGTCTGGACCGCGATCGAGGCGCGCCTGCCGGCGAACGATAGCTCGCAGGCCGCTTCTGCGTCGCTCCGCTGGTGGAAGGCGGGAACGCTGGTCGCCAGCGCCGCTGCCGTCGTACTGGCCGTGGTAGCGCTCCAGAAGCCGCAGACGATCGTCGAGCGCGTGCCGGTCGCGCAGCAGGCCGCAGCACCGATGGTGGCGGTGCTCACCGGCAAGACGGGCTTCGTGACGGTCAGTTTCGATCCGGCCAGCGGGCGAATGACCTCGGCCGTCACCGGCCTCGACATCGGCGCGCATTCGCCCGAACTGTGGGTCATCCCGGCCGACGGCAAGCCGCGCTCGATGGGCGTGATGAACGCGGCGGCGCCGAGTTGGGCCAAGGTGCCGACCACCGCGGCCTCGGTGATGGCAGCAGGCGTGACGATCGCCGTCTCGGTCGAGCCGGTGGGCGGCTCGCCGACTGGCCAGCCGACCGGCCCGGTCATCCTGACCGGCAAGCTGACGACGACCTGA
- a CDS encoding sigma-70 family RNA polymerase sigma factor, translating to MGSTSSDSDAASLAATLRRVADGDRAAFEDVYRRTSVKLFGVCLRILPVRQEAEEALQEAYLSVWRRAATFDAAKGSAMTWLITLTRNRAVDRLRSGGKVATAPIELAEDVHDPAPAASTLMEIGEDQQRLAHCLGTLDGGDAGLIRTAFFEGSTYAELASRAATPLGTIKSRIRRALLKLKDCLS from the coding sequence ATGGGCTCGACAAGTTCCGACAGCGACGCCGCCAGCCTTGCCGCAACGCTTCGCCGCGTGGCGGATGGCGACCGCGCCGCGTTCGAGGATGTCTATCGCCGCACTTCGGTGAAGCTATTCGGCGTCTGCCTGCGTATCTTGCCCGTAAGGCAGGAAGCGGAAGAGGCGTTGCAGGAAGCCTATCTCTCGGTGTGGCGCCGGGCGGCCACGTTCGACGCGGCGAAGGGCAGCGCGATGACGTGGCTCATCACGCTGACGCGCAACCGCGCGGTCGATCGCCTGCGCAGCGGTGGCAAGGTCGCGACCGCGCCGATCGAACTTGCCGAAGATGTGCACGATCCCGCACCGGCCGCCTCGACGCTGATGGAGATCGGCGAGGACCAGCAACGACTGGCCCATTGCCTGGGCACGCTTGACGGCGGCGATGCCGGCCTGATCCGCACCGCCTTCTTTGAGGGCTCGACCTATGCCGAATTGGCGAGCCGCGCCGCGACGCCGCTCGGCACGATCAAGAGCCGGATCCGGCGCGCGCTGCTCAAGCTCAAGGACTGCCTGTCGTGA
- a CDS encoding alpha/beta hydrolase, with amino-acid sequence MKLGRGRVAGALLGLIASACSPLKVFNAVMPKDSGVRLIVRDAAFGPDPRQRLDVYAPMARSATPRPIIVFFYGGSWNSGTKSGYSFVGRALASRGYIVAIPDYRLVPQVHYPTFLEDNATAVRWARSHAAEIGGDPDRLVLMGHSAGAYDAAMLALDPRWLGADRMAVKALVGLAGPYDFLPFDGPVVQQTFGGVADPVTTQPVHYVEPGDPPAFLATGDKDETVRPANSDSLGAKLRAAGVPVERRSYPAVGHAGLVTAIAKPLRGRAPVLGDLTAFVNREVGSGH; translated from the coding sequence GTGAAGCTCGGTAGGGGGCGGGTAGCTGGCGCGCTGCTGGGGCTGATCGCCTCGGCCTGCTCGCCGCTGAAGGTTTTCAATGCGGTCATGCCCAAGGATAGCGGCGTCCGGCTGATCGTGCGGGACGCGGCCTTCGGTCCCGATCCGCGTCAGCGGCTGGACGTCTATGCGCCGATGGCGCGATCCGCGACGCCCCGGCCGATCATCGTCTTCTTCTACGGAGGTTCCTGGAATTCGGGGACGAAGAGCGGCTATTCCTTCGTCGGGCGGGCTTTGGCCTCGCGCGGCTACATCGTGGCGATCCCCGATTACCGGCTCGTGCCGCAGGTCCACTATCCTACTTTTCTAGAAGACAATGCGACTGCGGTGCGTTGGGCGCGTTCGCATGCGGCCGAGATCGGCGGCGATCCCGATCGGCTGGTGCTGATGGGCCATTCCGCCGGTGCCTATGATGCGGCGATGCTGGCGCTCGATCCGCGCTGGCTCGGGGCGGACCGCATGGCCGTCAAGGCGCTGGTCGGGCTGGCGGGCCCGTATGATTTTCTGCCGTTCGACGGTCCGGTCGTCCAACAGACCTTCGGCGGGGTGGCGGATCCGGTCACGACGCAGCCGGTCCATTATGTCGAACCCGGCGATCCGCCGGCTTTCCTCGCGACGGGTGACAAGGACGAGACCGTCCGCCCGGCCAACAGCGACTCTCTCGGCGCAAAACTCCGGGCGGCGGGCGTTCCCGTCGAGCGCCGAAGTTATCCCGCAGTCGGGCACGCTGGACTCGTCACGGCGATCGCGAAGCCATTAAGAGGGCGGGCTCCCGTGCTCGGCGACCTGACCGCGTTCGTGAACCGCGAAGTCGGATCCGGGCATTGA
- a CDS encoding sensor histidine kinase: MAEAIRSHDWSATPLGPIDGWPAALKTTVSLIVNSQFPQCIVWGPGLVSIPNDAFLPILGDKPSALGRSFADVWSEAWHEIGPIAERAFAGQPTFIENYAMMTDRFGAEEEAHFTFCYSPIRDENGTIVGMLDTVTETSFAVRADQQLKILNRELGHRLKNVLAVTQAVTLQTLRRSATLDQAKAGVSERLAALGRATDVLTAAEWDAADLAALAEVALAGHQNDRITVSGPPVLLSSSQAIAMALALHELATNASKYGALAVPSGRIDLSWKIHPAPNPDGMRFTLCWTEMHGPTVTPPVSKGFGSTLIERTLKSAFKGNCVLDYRPAGLIFTLDAPLAGMSGGAGLL, from the coding sequence ATGGCCGAAGCGATCCGATCGCACGATTGGTCCGCGACGCCGCTGGGCCCGATCGACGGCTGGCCAGCCGCTCTGAAGACGACGGTCAGCCTGATCGTGAATTCGCAATTCCCGCAATGTATCGTCTGGGGTCCTGGGCTGGTCAGCATTCCCAATGATGCGTTTTTGCCGATCCTGGGCGACAAGCCTTCGGCGCTTGGGCGATCCTTCGCCGATGTCTGGTCCGAGGCGTGGCACGAGATCGGTCCGATCGCGGAGCGCGCTTTCGCCGGCCAACCGACCTTCATCGAGAACTACGCGATGATGACCGATCGTTTCGGCGCGGAGGAGGAGGCCCATTTCACCTTCTGCTACAGCCCGATCCGCGACGAGAACGGCACGATCGTCGGTATGCTCGACACGGTGACGGAAACCAGTTTCGCGGTCCGAGCGGACCAGCAGCTCAAGATTCTCAACCGAGAGTTGGGCCACCGCCTCAAGAACGTCCTGGCGGTGACGCAGGCCGTCACCTTGCAGACCCTGCGGCGCTCCGCAACGCTGGATCAGGCGAAGGCGGGCGTCAGCGAGCGACTGGCGGCGCTGGGCCGCGCGACCGACGTGCTCACCGCTGCGGAATGGGATGCGGCCGATCTGGCAGCGCTCGCCGAGGTTGCCCTCGCCGGGCATCAGAACGACCGCATCACGGTCAGCGGTCCGCCCGTGCTACTATCCTCCTCGCAGGCGATCGCGATGGCGCTGGCCCTGCACGAGTTGGCCACCAACGCCTCGAAATACGGGGCGCTCGCCGTGCCTTCCGGGCGGATCGATCTGTCCTGGAAAATCCATCCGGCCCCGAATCCCGATGGCATGCGTTTCACCTTGTGCTGGACGGAAATGCATGGACCCACCGTCACGCCCCCCGTGTCGAAAGGGTTCGGCTCGACGCTGATCGAGCGCACATTGAAGTCCGCCTTTAAAGGAAATTGCGTGCTGGATTATCGGCCTGCGGGCCTCATCTTCACACTGGACGCGCCATTGGCAGGCATGTCCGGGGGGGCGGGTCTGCTCTGA
- a CDS encoding response regulator: protein MGQAITIAQHTVLVVDDEPILRFELVDMLEEHGFQVLDAEDADEAIRIMEGHPEIGAVVTDVQMPGSMDGIKLVHYIRNRWPPAALFIVSAQKLANDSLLPDRTIFYGKPLDSRRLVRDLNAALDA from the coding sequence ATGGGCCAGGCCATCACCATAGCCCAGCATACCGTGCTGGTGGTCGACGACGAGCCGATCCTGCGGTTCGAGCTTGTCGACATGCTGGAGGAGCATGGCTTCCAGGTTCTCGATGCGGAGGATGCCGACGAGGCGATCCGGATCATGGAAGGCCACCCGGAGATCGGTGCCGTCGTCACGGACGTGCAGATGCCGGGCTCGATGGACGGGATCAAGCTCGTCCACTACATCCGCAACCGCTGGCCGCCTGCAGCGCTTTTCATCGTCTCGGCGCAGAAGCTGGCCAACGACTCGCTGCTGCCGGATCGAACGATATTCTATGGCAAACCGCTCGATAGCCGACGCCTGGTCCGCGATCTGAATGCTGCGCTGGATGCATGA